From Haliotis asinina isolate JCU_RB_2024 chromosome 8, JCU_Hal_asi_v2, whole genome shotgun sequence, a single genomic window includes:
- the LOC137294949 gene encoding glutamate receptor ionotropic, kainate glr-3-like, with translation MCRVMTAKRLLYLAIVLVQQGQRSETNEFLNVVLFESEHEQGTSVQCLESALFTWTCQEWRIVSTEIDVRHPFSLISTKVSAMMETAYAILTPSYMCSFLHYQMRHFSLTTDVVCFDVNTNETSGEACDITFHLPQTYIYTVLKPLVLKLNWHSLIILSDVENEMTSKIILDETWTVGVKTLIFVIDKNATDEELLELLLRATSIDPTAAWNFLILCDTLCLQRILIQVNKFDDWMQKTTDFRSSSYWLMLMPKEDMSIVEAVGGWVDNIAVISAPSPVTGCLLETYKGAAECWSGEIHSLMYHGAVRNLDVVCQYNGGAVKICSSKSDIFPNHNRGFNGRPFIVATNMWYPFVMKQGSDLTSTYEGFCIDLLLEMAAALNFTYKLVEPPDGEWGTNTDGQYSGLIGQLQRRDVDMVVAPISMSHDREKVMDSTYPFYNDVGTGVYRIPDSSVKEWLILSLPFSWVVHVSIACAFVFSVALLHFLHRCHKDGQEGSIELSADAMRVFGIFLRQGIHIKLRTSSTAVFVGLLCLFATIISAVYSGNLIAFLTVAKETKPFNTIPEVADQTDYTWGIHGGTLWVNVFQSSTNPAFMKIWASIVSSNHSDPGVLHISADYHKKRLEAGGYVFFTESDIGSIWATQNCDVRLLKDYFYRIQYAIGLPQNSPYGELVSNIVLKFHESGLMGAWKQKWWPKGSNCSFNQVVHKPIEISQLQSAFYVLLVGITLAFAAMCLECMVRIVRPRNKTLK, from the exons TCCTGTTTGAGAGTGAGCACGAACAAGGCACCAGTGTCCAGTGCCTGGAATCTGCACTGTTCACATGGACTTGTCAAGAATGGAGGATTGTATCTACCGAAATAGATGTCAGACATCCATTTTCGTTGATTTCTACGA AGGTATCGGCAATGATGGAGACAGCCTATGCAATCCTTACGCCGTCATACATGTGCAGCTTCCTGCATTATCAGATGAGGCATTTCTCACTGACTACAGACGTGGTGTGCTTTGACGTGAACACTAATGAAACATCAGGAGAGGCTTGTGACATTACCTTCCATCTGCCACAGACATACATCTACACTGTTCTGAAGCCTCTTGTCCTTAAGCTGAACTGGCATTCGCTTATCATCCTCAGTGACGTAGAAAACG AAATGACATCGAAAATAATACTGGATGAAACATGGACTGTTGGTGTGAAGACTTTGATCTTCGTCATCGACAAAAACGCAACGGACGAAGAGCTCCTGGAGTTGCTGTTGAGAGCTACAAGTATTGATCCCACTGCTGCCTGGAACTTTCTTATCTTGTGTGATACGTTATGTCTGCAACGAATTCTTATACAG GTTAACAAGTTCGACGATTGGATGCAGAAGACAACTGACTTCCGGTCATCATCGTATTGGTTGATGCTGATGCCGAAGGAAGATATGTCGATCGTTGAAGCAGTGGGAGGCTGGGTTGACAACATTGCTGTTATATCAGCGCCTAGTCCAGTCACGGGATGCTTACTTGAG ACATATAAAGGCGCTGCTGAATGCTGGTCGGGGGAAATCCACTCTCTGATGTACCATGGAGCAGTGAGGAACCTGGACGTTGTCTGTCAGTACAACGGAGGTGCGGTGAAAATATGTTCCTCAAAATCAGATATATTTCCAAATCACAACCGTGGATTCAACGGGAGGCCCTTCATTGTGGCTACAAATATG TGGTATCCGTTCGTGATGAAGCAAGGGAGTGATCTGACTTCAACATATGAGGGGTTTTGCATCGATCTTCTTCTCGAAATGGCTGCAGCACTCAATTTCAC GTATAAATTAGTGGAGCCACCCGATGGAGAATGGGGCACCAATACCGATGGCCAGTACAGTGGACTTATTGGTCAGCTGCAGAGAAGG GATGTCGACATGGTGGTTGCCCCAATTTCAATGTCACACGACAGGGAGAAGGTCATGGACTCCACCTACCCATTCTACAATGACGTTGGCACCGGGGTCTATCGTATCCCTGACTCAAGCGTTAAAGAATGGTTGATTCTGTCGCTGCCCTTCAGCTGGGTGGTCCACGTCAGTATTGCGTGTGCCTTTGTATTCTCCGTGGCGTTGTTGCACTTCCTCCACAGATGCCATAAAGATGGGCAGGAAGGGTCAATTGAGTTATCTGCAGATGCTATGCGTGTGTTTGGTATATTTCTTCGACAAG GTATTCATATCAAACTACGAACCTCTTCAACAGCTGTATTTGTGGGTTTACTTTGTCTGTTCGCGACCATCATCTCGGCTGTCTACTCTGGCAATCTCATCGCCTTCCTCACAGTTGCCAAGGAGACGAAGCCTTTCAACACCATCCCGGAAGTAGCAGACCAGACGGATTACACGTGGGGGATACATGGAGGGACTCTGTGGGTAAATGTGTTCCAG AGCTCAACAAATCCCGCATTCATGAAAATCTGGGCTAGCATTGTCAGCTCCAACCACTCCGACCCTGGCGTTCTCCACATCTCAGCGGACTACCACAAGAAACGGTTGGAAGCTGGGGGGTATGTCTTCTTCACAGAGTCGGACATTGGAAGCATATGGGCCACACAAAACTGCGACGTTAGGCTGCTCAAAGATTATTTCTACAGGATCCAGTACGCTATTGGACTACCCCAGAACTCGCCTTATGGGGAACTGGTGTCTAATAT AGTTCTCAAGTTCCATGAAAGTGGCTTGATGGGTGCATGGAAGCAAAAATGGTGGCCAAAGGGAAGTAATTGTTCCTTCAATCAAGTCGTTCACAAACCAATAGAAATATCCCAGCTGCAGAGTGCCTTCTATGTGTTGCTAGTTGGGATAACCCTTGCCTTTGCTGCAATGTGCCTTGAATGTATGGTCCGCATTGTCCGGCCACGCAACAAAACCCTCAAGTAA